DNA from Garra rufa chromosome 5, GarRuf1.0, whole genome shotgun sequence:
CAATTATTAGTGGTGCTAAATTATTAATAATGGCTGTAACTGATTTTCAAAGGATCATGttactctgaagactggagtaatgatgctgaaaatgtagctttacatcacaggaagaaattatattttaaaatacattcaaataaaaaaaaaatatattgtaataatatttcacaatattactatttttactgtttacGTAAATTAATGCAGCTTCGgtgagacttttttcaaaaacataaattctTATTATTCCAAACTATATATAGAGATAGAAAATGCCTTTCATTCAAGAATTCCTTCACGTCCACTAAGTCTGTTTAGCTGCTTGTTTACATGTTACTATAATTATCCTCTAGTGAATATGGCGTCCATTTCTAACTACTGTGGCTAAAAatcctctacactcttaaaaataaaggttctttaatggcattgatggttccacaaagaaccttaaacatccatggaaccttttaaatgcagaaaaggttctttatagtcgacaaaggttctttagattttataaatgttcttcaaaatgcttcaaaaaggttctttggggaaccaaaaatggtattTCATGGCATTATTGCAAAAACATCGTTTTGGAACCTTCATTTTTAGGATTGTAGTTTAGCGTTTATGAATAAGCATTAGAGAGTTGAAGGGGGTCTTAAACTCATTCGTAACTTGGTAAGAGCATTCATTCATTGACACAACAAGCAGGCCATTTCAAAGAACTCCAAGCAGATGTCACTATCAAGCAAAAGCTTAAAGGATAATGGCATTTAAGTTAAACTGTTAGCTCCTTATCGAGGGCATTAGAACTCTGGCGTTGCCTCCTGCTTGCCTCTTTATACTTAAATAGGGTAGATTTAACCTCAGTAGAGCTTTGAGGTTTACAGGTGCGGGGTACGCTAGCTATCCTCCTTGAGGAGGATAGCTGAGGACTGCAAGGATGTTCAACTTAAAGAGAAACAGGAGACAGAGCCTTTTTCCCAACTGCAAACTAGCAACCTCTGAATCAACAGACGACGCCGTTCCGTTCGCTAAACAGTGTTTGTTGAAACACTGGAACTCATCTGGCGAACTAAATACGGGTATCTATGACATCTTTGGTGAAGATGAGGCGATTGAGAAGCATGGGGAACCAACAATGTGGTTCACAAGCGCATCACCCAGCAGGAACTGCACGCTCAACCTCAACGTTGGTGGAAAGTCCTACCGCATCACCTACAAGATGGCAGCAAGATACCCACAAAGCAGAATTGGGCGTCTGGCCACCTATACGGACCACAACATGAAGCTGAACCTCTGCGACGACTATGTGGTAAAGGACAACGAGTATTTCTTTGACCGAGATCCAGATGTCTTCAACAGCATCTTCAATTTTTACCGAACAGGCGTGCTGTGGATCAAAGACGAGCTTTGTCCGAGGAACTTCTTGGAGGAGATCAATTATTGGGGCGTTCGGATCAAATACTCGCAACGGTGCTGTCGGATCCTTCTTGAGGAGAAGCACGATGAGTTGTGCGAACAGCTCAAGGTTGAGAAGGAACTGGAGGCCGAGGTGGAAATCGAAGACAACGAGGAGGCGTTCAACGAAATGTTCCTTGGCAAGGCGAGACGCTCGCTTTGGAACTTCATGGAGAAGCCGTTCTCCTCCGTACCGGCCAAACTAATGGCGGTCGCCTCGAGTATGTTTGTGCTGGTGTCGCTTGTTACGATGACTCTGACTACGGTAGAAGAAATGGAGAAAATGGCATCTACTAATGAGTTCAGTGGAAAGACATATGGAGAGTTCGTAGAGACCCTATGCATAATCTTCTTCACCACAGAGTATCTTCTGCGTCTAGTTTCAACCCCAGATATTGGTTGCTTCGTTAAGAGCATGATGAACGCAGTTGACCTCATGGCCATCCTACCGCAGTTTCTCCAATTAGTGCTTGAAAGCTTTGAAACCTTCAATCCTGGGAAACAAACCGCTGATATAGAGACTGTCGGTCAGGTGAGCAAGGTGGGACAAGTGTTAAGAATTATGCGTCTCATGCGTATTTTCCGGGTCTTGAAACTGGCACGTCATTCGACGGGGCTCAGAGCGTTTGGCTTCACATTGAGGCAGTGCTACCAGCAGGTGGGATGTCTCTTCCTCTTCATTGCCATGGGGATCTTCACATTCTCCGCCATGGTTTATACTGTCGAACATGATGTCCCTCAAACCAAATTCATCAGCATTCCACATTCTTGGTGGTGGGCATCTGTAAGTAAACATTATTTCTATTAATCATGCAGATAGGATATAGCCAATAATGAATATAgttgaattactcaccctcgtgtcttTCAAAACCAGTATTACTTTCTTCTTCTATGGAAAACACATAAGGAGATATTTATAGAATGCAACAGTCAGGTTGTGGAAGTAAAATCCCATTCATCTTCTCTATCTTTCAAAGCGGAAGTAAGTCTAtgagtgagacttccggttcattagccgctatagagtAATAACCAGAAGAATAACAATCTGcggtacaaaccagtgtgcttataagataatacattaaaataatatggtaagacacaccaatttgcaatatcaagcagcaaaacatatagttcaccgacaacacctctgatctgaccaacagccactgaacaaataatcaggtcccagatgggttcgtccctttttgaggtcccccacagttttaaataatgatgataataataataataaatgtttcttgtacagcaagtcagcatattagaatgattcctaaagaatcatgtgacactgaagactggagaaatgatgctgaaaatttagctttgatcaccgaaataaattacaaaagttaaaatttaaaagtttttgctgtactttggatcaaagaaatgcaggcttggtgctcagaagagacttcttgaaaaaaaaaaaaaaacatttaaaagcttactgttcaaaaactttactCTTTAACTTTACAAAACTATACTATGTTTTCAgttaagtttttgttttgtttggttcatgGCTTATAACTCCTTAGCAAAGACTTTTAAAGAATTAATGGGAAAAATATTTACAAGTCTGCTAAAAATGGGTAAATGGCCACTGTTGCACTCTGTATAACACAGTGttcaagctgctcttttccaaaACATTGAAAGTGACATATTTATCAAACTAGAGTTTCAGTGATTTTTTTGTAACagtttctcacacaaagctattaTATGTTTTCAGACTTGAAAATAGTGAAAAGTTACCTACTTTTATGAAGTTTGAAAGGTGTTTTGTGCTCTTTTTTGGAGATTTATCACTCATGGTCCACATTCACTTTAATTTGCTAAACTTCTCCTTTGGTTTTCTTtgtaagaaagaaactcatatgtaagggataatgtacaggcagccggtagttatcgcagaaataagccccgacagtgtgatcagtttagggttggggtaggtgtagacgttaaaaaaacacaatctaataggtagaaaaattaatttcattgttagtttccggtcgtagacgtatcccttctagccacaaccgtcttgtatcacactgaaggggcttatttctgcgataactaccggctgcctgtacattatcccgcttattacacggctacttgccacataaggaaaaaaactggacatgaatatgaatctgaaaccttttattggcatatttgttttaaattaacatttttatccttccgcgaaacgatatagtaccacgtgactaaccttcaaactatgtacgttagtaagacaatttaaatagattaatgtcgaaattttccattgttaattgtggttgtccagtgtttgtcacaagatggcgccaaacggtaatctttgttggctcgtagggattttaaacatacaagtagtaccggctatgcgttattactttggagcggtgattatttgaaaagaacgaacctgcaaatgtctcaactgaccaatcagaatcaagcattccaaagagccgtgtaataagggTTTAGAAATGACACATGAAGTTGGGTAAATGTTGACAACATTATCATTTTCATCAGTTTACCAATTTTTTTCTCTTTCCAGGTTAGCATCTCTACTGTAGGCTATGGTGACATGTATCCGGAGACTCTCTTAGGGCGGATATTTGCCTTTGGTTGCATTTCCTTTGGGATAATTCTGAATGGCCTTCCCATTTCCATCCTCTTCAATAAGTTCTCAGATTACTACACCAAACTGAAGTCTCACGAATACACTTCCAACATGAAGAACAGAGGAAAGGTTAACTTCATCCTTAGAGCCAAGAAGAAACTCAAAGAGTGTGGCTGCATTGAAACTAATGACACTGATGTTTCATAGAACTAGTGAAATCGATTTGTTAAGATGTGCTGAATCTTGTCTGAATGAGATCGTTTTATAAAAAGCCTCTTATCCGAAAGTGCCAAATGAAATTTGAAAACACAAGTAATAACTAACACTGATTTAAATGATCAAGTGGGACATACTTACAGTCTGTTATTCCTCATCTCCTGTTCCTTCTGCATTATTAAATGTTTAGCTTTCATGGCATGAACACAACTTTGACAATAAAGTTATACTGCAGCATTAAAGTGCATTTTAATGTTTGGATATCATGTTTTATTTTCTACACTGATGCTAACCTGCATTATCTTGACTGTTGACGCTCTACCTAACCTGGTCTTTTGAACTTGACCTGACTGGCAACCAAAATAGAAGATGAATCTACTTGACAGAGTTCCCATGACGTATCCAATTAACTGAATTAACACTGTATTTAACTTCCAAATATCCTCCTTGGGTCATttcgtgtcaactcaaccagagatTCCATTTATTTGCCAATATtaaagatagaaagatagacatgtatagtgatgaaagccaaaacattaaatgtcatggatgagaTTTAGAGCCAAATTACAAGGgttaaaatgacttcagaaagatggcagtatcattattttatttttccacagaGATTGGTAAGTCTGTTAGTAAAATAAATTGACATTAGCAATCTTTGTTgaattatgtgccaatggtgaccattcaaaaataggtaaaagcacttttcaagttttttcccccaaagtttgcatgcctgtaactcaagacaTATTGAAGATGCCCTTTTAGATATCTCAATATCTAAATACATAAGGACAACTTTAATactggagcctcattgagatccccatatctctgtgaCATTCCTCTTTAAAGAAATGAAGTAGGCCTAGAATATTTTTGCTAAGTGACCCACATTTgctttttgaccactgaaaatgtgtacgatttaacgatttactcctggagccatattaaaatgTCAATATCTCTGAAACCAAACAACATAGGGACTTAAAAATGAAGTTACCAAAAGGAAAGTTTTTTAAGACCACATTTTTAAAAGGGCATTtggatacagtgccttgcaaaagtattcacacccctttctttttttcacattttcttttgttgcagcattatgttaaactgctttaaatcagtttttccccacatcagtttacactccatacaccataataatgacaaagcaaaaaccaggtttgcaaattttacaatttaaaaaaaaaaataagacactgaaataagtacattgcataagtattcataccctcaactcagtacatagttgaagcaccttttacagcctcaagtctttttgggtatgatgtgacaagctttgcacatctgcatttggcaattatctgcatttctttgcctcaccttttcatctctcaagctctgtcagcttggatgggggctagcAGACACTTTCTAGAGTCCTAGCTGTTCCAATCGTCTTTTCctttatggataatgcttctgtgaaccttcaatgcagcttgcagaactcttccctagatcatcgccttaacgtaagtctgtcactgagctctgcagggagttatcttgacctcaggacttggtttttgctctgatatgcattttcagctgttagaccttttctgagaggttcaaatgaatttgccacagtttaactccacttgaagCGTAGTAACACCaggaagcaatatgaatgctcctgagctaaatttcgagtgtcccagaaaagggtatgaatacttatgcaacaggatcttttcatttttaataaatttgcacaaatgttaaaaatctatttttttttttgctttgccattatggagtaaggattgtagattgatgtggggaaaaagtaatttaaagtagtttaacataaggcagcaacataaaatgtgaaaaaaaatgaaggggtatgaatactttcgcaaggcactgtatctttAATACGTCTTAAGTTACAGACTTGCAAACTTTGAAGAAAAATTGCTGtttccacatttttgaatggtcactattggcacataatgcaacaaagatgggtaaagtcaacagatttgacTAACAGACcaaccaatctctgtgtaaaaataacattatgatccTGCCATCTTTTTGAAGCAATTTTTAACCCCctgtgaaaattgccattttgaccccctaCAAAATCgtaaatatttagtaaatattcatcaatgacatttaatattttggctttcatcactatactgccctccaaaggtaaagtgcagtaactacgccaacactgaaagtGAGAAAAATGGCCTTAAAATTTTTACGCCAGCATGTTGACActcgtttctctgaaatgggACAAAACTGAACCAGAAGACtatgccacaagacaaaacagttgtcacaaagtccattttaagccatAACTCAATtatgaccaaatgtgtagttactgtgctttgcctttggagggcagtatacatGTCTATCCTTCTTCAGAATGACCCTATCTGACAAAAAAACTCCCCAAGCTGTTTTGTAtcataaacaaagaaaaaacctTGGCTGCGAGGAACCTTAGGTACacgtatatttataatatattacattatttatgaataaataatcGAAAGGAATGACAAACCTCCTTTTCCAAATGGATGATGACCGCCTGGCCTGTAGGAGGCGGTGTGACGTCATCGCGCTCATAAGCGTCACTTCTTCGCGTTGTGTTCTTGCGCTTCTCTGACCTCTGCAGACTGAGAGCGGTCTTGAACTCCAAGGAAATGGCTCCTCCAGTGCAAGTGTCGCCGCTGATTAAGGTTTGTATTCACAAATCCATTCTTCTGGATGTTTATGACTTGTTTTAAACGAAGAAAGGCGTGTGGACTGTGATTCCGTCGCGTTTCTGTTAAAAGTCAGAGCGGACGGTGATGTGTTGACATGGCCTGCATGCTGAAAGTCATGATGTTTTCTTAATTATCTGTTTATAAAACGTACTTTTAGATAgtaatgtgatttattttgtctttcagaCAGCCAGGTGGTCTGCATTGCTCTTTGGCATTATTTACGGAAAGCGCAGATATGGTAAGAACCAGCAAGTTGATCTGAAACACTGTGACTAGTGTTGAAATGACATTCTTTGGACATGTTAATACAACGATTTACATACTATATACTTATATACCACTGGATTTAAAAGTAAAAAGGCAATTTTTCTCTGAATTGAgagaaactcagaattgcgattacAAAacacgtacaccttgcagaaaatgttaattatttaacataaaataagagggatcaaaatgcatgttatgttttatttagtactgacctaaatacgatttttttttacatatagtccacaagagaaaataatagtttataaaatAATAGATTTATAACTCTGttcagtttacatacacttgatccttaatactgtgttgttacctgaacgatccacagctgtgttttttgtttggtttattgtttagtgatagttgttcatgagtcccttgtttgtcctgcctgctgttcattaaaaaaaaaaatccttgaggattctttggtttttcagtttttttgtgattttgagattcatcaaGGACAActttatgcaactattacagaaggttcaaacgctcactgacgcttcagaaggaaacgctatgcattaagagctggggtacGAAAccattttgaagatcagggtaattttacttattttgtcttctggaaaacatgtaagtagcttctgaaaggcagaactaaatgaaaaaatatgttttggctaaataagaaatgtacacatcttcattctgttcaaaagtttacacccctggctcttaatacatttgaattgagtgtttgaaccttctgtaatagttgcatatgagtccctcagttgtccacagtgggaaaagatgaatctcaaaatcatacagtcattgttggaaagggttcaaatacacaaatgctgaaaaaccaaagaaatgcTGCTGAATCTGTTTAAAATGTTTATGCATTTTAGTTAAAAGCTTTTTCTTTATTCTTCAGATAATCTGAAGCCAATTGCAGAGGAGGAGAGGAGAAtagaagaggaggagaagaaggtgcGAGAGGAGCAGGAACGCATTGCTAAACAGCTAGCAGAAGGTAtgttattcttttcttttttcccttgATATTTAAATATTCTGATTGTTCTGCAGATTGATCAATTTGGTCATACTGACTCGAAATGTTTTCATCCAACAGCTAACGAGGACACAATCTTGAAGTGAGCTGCCCAAAATGATGCCTGTATCATTTATATTGTAAAGATCTTGTTACCTGCCTGGATAAAGAATGATGCTTGTATTCTGGCACTTTGGTTTTGCTTTTCACACCTTTCACTGTTTTCTATAATAGATCAAGTAAGACTGATGGCTCATTTTGTGAAATAATATCTGAATACAAGCAAATATATGTGTATAAATCTCCTCTGATCTGACACTGTTTGTTCTTTCACTGAAGAACCTGTGATTATAACATGATGCAGAAGTAAACCATGCAGTGTAATGTTAAATACACACTGGATCAGAGTTCCACTTTGGTAAACATCCACaccaatatttattaataaactgttaaTCCCTATTTATGTGtcatttttcatatttaaaaatcatttgtCCAGATAGTTCAAAGTCTGACATCAGAATTTAATacaattttcttttttcagtttaaaaatatttaatacaagGAAATACTGCAAAAACACAGTCCATTCAatcgattttttttaatcttagatAAAATATACCTGTGTATCTTGTATGCATATTGAATACAAATATGGCAAACAGGAGCTGCTTAGACTTAAACCATTGTGTTTTCAAGGTAAATTGTTGCGGCATCAGATAAACAGTCCTAAATTGCGtacaaaactaaattaagtgtgtTTGGACCAGTCTGATTCTGTTTAGGTAAGtgtttttgatgtaaattagatACAAAGTGAATTATATTGTGTGTGGAAACTCAGAAGTCTGTCTAATCAAGACTACCGGTTCTCTGAATATTGCTCAGCGATTGAATATTCTCCATTTCTTCCCCAGTAATCCACGGCTCTCACTCTATAATAACCGTTCACCTCCAGACTCTCTGTGGAGAGAAAATACAACAAGGTCAATATATACATCAGTGCTTGAAGATATATATCTTGAATGTAACCAAAATAATACCTGGAGAATAAGTGTAGTATGTGAAAATAGTGTCTCTGTGGTTAATCCTCTGGAAAGTTGTCTTATCTTTGGAAAATTCCACTTCATATGTTTTTATACacctaaaaatacatttttgttatgtTTAGAACTCTTGAATGAACAACTCATTTCtttaatatctatatttaaaagggatagttcacccaaaaatgaaaattctgtcatcaattactcgccctcatgttgttccaaacccctaagattATAATTCGTTCATCTTTgatacacaaattaagatatttttgatgaaatctgagagcttcacAACTGAAATGTTTCCAAGCCTataaatgtagtaaggacatatgatatcagtggttcaactgtaattttccAAAGCaatgagaatacattttgtgtgcaaagaaaacaaaaacaacgacTTTAGTTAACAAATCTTCTCCTCCAAGTCAACGTCGTCCACCATTTTCATTTACTGATGTCACATTAATTATTTGTATGACTATTTGTCCAATATCCTTATTAACTTTCTGGGCCTAGGAgcatttcagttacattgctgtctatggagagtcagaaagctcttggatttcaccaaaaacatcttcatttgtgctctgaagatgaatgatggtcttataggtttggaacgacacaagggtgtgtaattaatgacagaattttcatttttatgtgaactatccctttaaaggaacagttcatttccagaacaaaaaaattacagataatgtactaaccCCCTTTTCAAttgtattttgaggaaaacattttaggatttctctcaatataatagacttttatggtgcccccgagttcgaacttccaaaatgcagtgtaaatgcagcttcaaagggctctaaatgatcccagctgataaagaagggtcttatctagcgaaacgatgagttattttctaaaaaaatttacaatttgtttattttttaacctcaaacgctcatcttgtctagctctgtgtaaaccctgtattccggttcatgacagttagggtatgttgaaaatctCCCATCTCAAAGGTCaattgccctttacaaaaaaggtaaaacagatcaaatgattttgaagttagaggagaaaataagatgggagtttttcaacataccctgacTGCCATGAACCGGAATACTGTACACAgcgttcatgcagagctagacaagaatttgaggtt
Protein-coding regions in this window:
- the kcnv2b gene encoding potassium voltage-gated channel subfamily V member 2, giving the protein MFNLKRNRRQSLFPNCKLATSESTDDAVPFAKQCLLKHWNSSGELNTGIYDIFGEDEAIEKHGEPTMWFTSASPSRNCTLNLNVGGKSYRITYKMAARYPQSRIGRLATYTDHNMKLNLCDDYVVKDNEYFFDRDPDVFNSIFNFYRTGVLWIKDELCPRNFLEEINYWGVRIKYSQRCCRILLEEKHDELCEQLKVEKELEAEVEIEDNEEAFNEMFLGKARRSLWNFMEKPFSSVPAKLMAVASSMFVLVSLVTMTLTTVEEMEKMASTNEFSGKTYGEFVETLCIIFFTTEYLLRLVSTPDIGCFVKSMMNAVDLMAILPQFLQLVLESFETFNPGKQTADIETVGQVSKVGQVLRIMRLMRIFRVLKLARHSTGLRAFGFTLRQCYQQVGCLFLFIAMGIFTFSAMVYTVEHDVPQTKFISIPHSWWWASVSISTVGYGDMYPETLLGRIFAFGCISFGIILNGLPISILFNKFSDYYTKLKSHEYTSNMKNRGKVNFILRAKKKLKECGCIETNDTDVS